A genomic window from Salvia hispanica cultivar TCC Black 2014 chromosome 5, UniMelb_Shisp_WGS_1.0, whole genome shotgun sequence includes:
- the LOC125188753 gene encoding alanine--tRNA ligase, chloroplastic/mitochondrial isoform X1, giving the protein MASLKPPFSLQTRHVAQFLLPFPTSRFYSPFASRSRDYRGFTLQSLASIDPCSFSYRRSHAKRLVASASAQPLTGELVEEKLLDPSTSGDSIRRRFLEFYAARGHKILPSASLVPEDPTVLLTIAGMLQFKPIFLGKVPREVPCAATSQRCIRTNDIENVGRTSRHQTFFEMLGNFSFGDYFKQEAIKWAWELSTVEFGLPAENLWISVYEDDDETFAIWHDKMGVPANRIKKLGEEDNFWTSGATGPCGPCSEIYYDFHPERGHSDIDLGDDSRFIEFYNLVFMQYNKKEDGSLEPLKQKNIDTGLGLERMARILQRVPNNYETDLIFPIIKKAADLAYESYSLADESAKTNLKIIGDHMRAIVYLISDGVFPSNIGRGYVVRRLIRRAVRTGRLLGIRRDGVGGLEGAFLPILAEEVIKLSTNIDPDLKTRTPRILEELKREELRFVQTLERGEKLLEEILTDALSTGQRNGTVPCISGKDAFLLYDTYGFPVEITSEVAEERGVGIDMVGFDVEMENQRRQSQAAHNTVKLSVGDGAELTDNIPDTKFLGYDTLFTRAVVEGLLVNGKPVGEVSEGNEVEVLLDRTPFYAESGGQIGDHGLLYVTNAQENKEAVVEIQDVQKSLGNIFVHKGTVVKGLINVGGEVEAEVDANLRQRAKVHHTATHLLQSALKKVVGDETSQAGSLVAFDRLRFDFNFNRPLRENEIAEIELLINQWIGEATLLETRVMALAEAKKAGAIAMFGEKYGEEVRVVEVPGVSMELCGGTHVKNTSEIRGFKIISEQGIASGVRRIEAVAGDAFIEYVITRDNYLKQLCSTLKVNAEDVTARVNNLLKDLREARNEVSSARAKAAIYKASSIISSAFTVGSSSKITVLVSSMEDIDADALKSAAEYLVSNLQDPAAVILGSCPDEKRVSLVAAFSPGVVKLGLQAGKFVGSIAKVCGGRGGGRPNFAQAGGSEPENLPAALEKAREELVSALSEAT; this is encoded by the exons ATGGCGAGCTTGAAGCCGCCCTTCTCTCTACAAACCAGACATGTCGCCCAATTCCTCTTGCCATTTCCGACTTCAAGATTCTACTCTCCCTTCGCCTCTC GTAGTAGAGATTACAGAGGCTTCACCTTGCAATCTCTTGCATCAATTGATCCTTGTTCATTCAGCTATAGGCGTTCCCATGCGAAAAGGCTCGTTGCAAGTG CTTCAGCTCAGCCCTTGACTGGGGAGTTAGTGGAAGAAAAACTGTTGGATCCTTCCACGAGTGGTGACTCCATCCGCAGAAGATTTCTTGAGTTTTATGCTGCGAGAGGTCACAAAATTCTCCCGAGTGCTTCTCTAGTCCCGGAGGATCCAACAGTTTTGTTAACGATTGCTGGAATGCTTCAGTTCAAGCCTATTTTCCTTGGGAAG GTGCCTCGAGAAGTACCCTGTGCTGCCACCTCTCAGAGATGCATACGAACAAATGATATAGAGAATGTAGGGCGAACCTCCCGGCATCAGACATTCTTTGAAATGCTTGGGAATTTTAGTTTTGGAGATTACTTCAAACAGGAGGCTATAAAATGGGCCTGGGAACTATCAACAGTGGA GTTTGGACTACCAGCTGAAAATTTATGGATCAGTGTGTATGAAGATGACGATGAAACTTTTGCAATATGGCATGATAAG ATGGGTGTTCCAGCAAACCGCATAAAGAAACTCGGTGAAGAGGATAACTTCTGGACGAGTGGAGCGACTGGTCCGTGCGGACCATGCTCTGAAATTTATTACGACTTCCATCCCGAGAGAGGGCATTCAGATATT GATCTTGGAGATGATTCGAGATTCATAGAGTTCTACAACCTCGTCTTTATGCAATACAATAAAAAGGAAGACGGATCACTCGAACCCTTAAAACAGAAGAACATAGATACTGGACTTGGGTTAGAGCGCATGGCTCGCATTCTTCAACGG GTtccaaataattatgaaactGATTTGATTTTTCCTATTATCAAGAAGGCTGCGGATTTGGCATACGAGTCGTATTCGCTTGCAGATGAGTCTGCAAAAACGAACCTTAAA ATAATCGGAGACCACATGCGTGCAATAGTTTATCTTATATCAGACGGTGTTTTCCCATCAAATATTGGAAGAGGCTATGTGGTTCGTCGTCTGATCAGGAGGGCAGTAAGAACCGGAAGGCTGTTAGGTATTAGGAGAGATGGTGTGGGAGGCCTTGAAGGTGCGTTTTTGCCAATTTTAGCTGAAGAAGTTATCAAATTAAGCACCAATATTGATCCAGACTTGAAGACACGAACTCCCCGCATCCTTGAGGAGTTGAAGAGGGAGGAGCTTCGCTTTGTTCAGACACTCGAGAGAGGAGAGAAGCTTCTTGAAGAAATCTTAACTGATGCGTTGTCGACTGGACAGAGGAACGGGACTGTGCCTTGTATATCTGGCAAGGACGCGTTTCTTCTCTATGATACGTATGGTTTTCCAGTGGAGATAACTAGTGAAGTTGCTGAGGAACGGGGCGTTGGTATAGATATGGTTGGTTTTGATGTGGAAATGGAGAATCAGAGACGCCAGTCGCAGGCTGCACACAACACAGTAAAGCTCTCTGTTGGAGATGGAGCGGAGTTGACAGATAACATTCCAGACACCAAGTTTCTTGGCTACGACACACTTTTTACTAGAGCAGTGGTTGAGGGTCTCTTAGTAAATGGTAAGCCAGTAGGGGAGGTTTCTGAGGGAAATGAAGTTGAAGTGTTGCTAGATAGAACCCCGTTCTATGCTGAATCGGGAGGGCAAATTGGGGATCACGGGCTTCTGTATGTAACCAATGCTCAGGAAAATAAGGAAGCCGTCGTGGAGATACAAGACGTGCAGAAGTCACTTGGCAACATATTCGTTCACAAAGGAACTGTAGTGAAAGGCCTAATCAATGTAGGTGGAGAAGTTGAAGCTGAAGTCGATGCAAACTTGAGGCAACGGGCAAAG GTCCATCACACTGCCACACATCTCCTTCAGTCTGCTCTCAAGAAAGTGGTAGGTGACGAAACCTCTCAAGCCGGCTCTTTGGTGGCGTTTGATCGCCTCAGGtttgatttcaatttcaatcgACCTCTTCGCGAGAATGAGATTGCAGAGATCGAATTGCTGATCAATCAATGGATTGGAGAGGCGACACTCCTTGAAACAAGAGTGATGGCGTTGGCTGAAGCTAAAAAGGCTGGAGCTATCGCAATGTTTGGTGAAAAATACGGAGAAGAG GTACGCGTTGTGGAGGTTCCCGGTGTCTCCATGGAGCTATGTGGTGGCACACATGTAAAGAACACTTCAGAAATACGCGGTTTCAAGATAATATCCGAGCAAGGGATAGCTTCGGGAGTCAGACGCATTGAGGCCGTGGCTGGCGACGCTTTTATAGAGTATGTCATCACCAGAGATAACTACTTGAAGCAGCTCTGCTCTACTCTCAAA GTAAATGCTGAAGATGTTACAGCTAGAGTGAACAATCTTCTCAAGGATTTACGCGAAGCAAGGAACGAGGTCTCCTCTGCTCGTGCAAAAGCAGCGATCTACAAAGCATCGAGCATCATTAGCAGCGCGTTCACAGTAGGATCTTCGTCTAAGATAAC AGTGCTAGTGTCGAGCATGGAGGACATAGACGCTGATGCATTGAAGAGTGCGGCCGAGTATCTCGTGAGCAATCTGCAAGATCCAGCAGCGGTGATCTTGGGTTCATGTCCAGATGAAAAGAGGGTTAGTTTGGTGGCTGCATTTTCTCCGGGAGTGGTTAAACTCGGGTTGCAAGCGGGGAAGTTTGTGGGGTCGATAGCGAAGGTGTGTGGCGGGAGAGGCGGGGGGCGCCCTAATTTTGCTCAGGCGGGTGGGAGCGAGCCGGAGAATTTGCCGGCAGCACTTGAGAAAGCGCGGGAAGAGCTAGTGTCCGCGCTTTCTGAAGCAACTTGA
- the LOC125188753 gene encoding alanine--tRNA ligase, chloroplastic/mitochondrial isoform X2, whose amino-acid sequence MLGNFSFGDYFKQEAIKWAWELSTVEFGLPAENLWISVYEDDDETFAIWHDKMGVPANRIKKLGEEDNFWTSGATGPCGPCSEIYYDFHPERGHSDIDLGDDSRFIEFYNLVFMQYNKKEDGSLEPLKQKNIDTGLGLERMARILQRVPNNYETDLIFPIIKKAADLAYESYSLADESAKTNLKIIGDHMRAIVYLISDGVFPSNIGRGYVVRRLIRRAVRTGRLLGIRRDGVGGLEGAFLPILAEEVIKLSTNIDPDLKTRTPRILEELKREELRFVQTLERGEKLLEEILTDALSTGQRNGTVPCISGKDAFLLYDTYGFPVEITSEVAEERGVGIDMVGFDVEMENQRRQSQAAHNTVKLSVGDGAELTDNIPDTKFLGYDTLFTRAVVEGLLVNGKPVGEVSEGNEVEVLLDRTPFYAESGGQIGDHGLLYVTNAQENKEAVVEIQDVQKSLGNIFVHKGTVVKGLINVGGEVEAEVDANLRQRAKVHHTATHLLQSALKKVVGDETSQAGSLVAFDRLRFDFNFNRPLRENEIAEIELLINQWIGEATLLETRVMALAEAKKAGAIAMFGEKYGEEVRVVEVPGVSMELCGGTHVKNTSEIRGFKIISEQGIASGVRRIEAVAGDAFIEYVITRDNYLKQLCSTLKVNAEDVTARVNNLLKDLREARNEVSSARAKAAIYKASSIISSAFTVGSSSKITVLVSSMEDIDADALKSAAEYLVSNLQDPAAVILGSCPDEKRVSLVAAFSPGVVKLGLQAGKFVGSIAKVCGGRGGGRPNFAQAGGSEPENLPAALEKAREELVSALSEAT is encoded by the exons ATGCTTGGGAATTTTAGTTTTGGAGATTACTTCAAACAGGAGGCTATAAAATGGGCCTGGGAACTATCAACAGTGGA GTTTGGACTACCAGCTGAAAATTTATGGATCAGTGTGTATGAAGATGACGATGAAACTTTTGCAATATGGCATGATAAG ATGGGTGTTCCAGCAAACCGCATAAAGAAACTCGGTGAAGAGGATAACTTCTGGACGAGTGGAGCGACTGGTCCGTGCGGACCATGCTCTGAAATTTATTACGACTTCCATCCCGAGAGAGGGCATTCAGATATT GATCTTGGAGATGATTCGAGATTCATAGAGTTCTACAACCTCGTCTTTATGCAATACAATAAAAAGGAAGACGGATCACTCGAACCCTTAAAACAGAAGAACATAGATACTGGACTTGGGTTAGAGCGCATGGCTCGCATTCTTCAACGG GTtccaaataattatgaaactGATTTGATTTTTCCTATTATCAAGAAGGCTGCGGATTTGGCATACGAGTCGTATTCGCTTGCAGATGAGTCTGCAAAAACGAACCTTAAA ATAATCGGAGACCACATGCGTGCAATAGTTTATCTTATATCAGACGGTGTTTTCCCATCAAATATTGGAAGAGGCTATGTGGTTCGTCGTCTGATCAGGAGGGCAGTAAGAACCGGAAGGCTGTTAGGTATTAGGAGAGATGGTGTGGGAGGCCTTGAAGGTGCGTTTTTGCCAATTTTAGCTGAAGAAGTTATCAAATTAAGCACCAATATTGATCCAGACTTGAAGACACGAACTCCCCGCATCCTTGAGGAGTTGAAGAGGGAGGAGCTTCGCTTTGTTCAGACACTCGAGAGAGGAGAGAAGCTTCTTGAAGAAATCTTAACTGATGCGTTGTCGACTGGACAGAGGAACGGGACTGTGCCTTGTATATCTGGCAAGGACGCGTTTCTTCTCTATGATACGTATGGTTTTCCAGTGGAGATAACTAGTGAAGTTGCTGAGGAACGGGGCGTTGGTATAGATATGGTTGGTTTTGATGTGGAAATGGAGAATCAGAGACGCCAGTCGCAGGCTGCACACAACACAGTAAAGCTCTCTGTTGGAGATGGAGCGGAGTTGACAGATAACATTCCAGACACCAAGTTTCTTGGCTACGACACACTTTTTACTAGAGCAGTGGTTGAGGGTCTCTTAGTAAATGGTAAGCCAGTAGGGGAGGTTTCTGAGGGAAATGAAGTTGAAGTGTTGCTAGATAGAACCCCGTTCTATGCTGAATCGGGAGGGCAAATTGGGGATCACGGGCTTCTGTATGTAACCAATGCTCAGGAAAATAAGGAAGCCGTCGTGGAGATACAAGACGTGCAGAAGTCACTTGGCAACATATTCGTTCACAAAGGAACTGTAGTGAAAGGCCTAATCAATGTAGGTGGAGAAGTTGAAGCTGAAGTCGATGCAAACTTGAGGCAACGGGCAAAG GTCCATCACACTGCCACACATCTCCTTCAGTCTGCTCTCAAGAAAGTGGTAGGTGACGAAACCTCTCAAGCCGGCTCTTTGGTGGCGTTTGATCGCCTCAGGtttgatttcaatttcaatcgACCTCTTCGCGAGAATGAGATTGCAGAGATCGAATTGCTGATCAATCAATGGATTGGAGAGGCGACACTCCTTGAAACAAGAGTGATGGCGTTGGCTGAAGCTAAAAAGGCTGGAGCTATCGCAATGTTTGGTGAAAAATACGGAGAAGAG GTACGCGTTGTGGAGGTTCCCGGTGTCTCCATGGAGCTATGTGGTGGCACACATGTAAAGAACACTTCAGAAATACGCGGTTTCAAGATAATATCCGAGCAAGGGATAGCTTCGGGAGTCAGACGCATTGAGGCCGTGGCTGGCGACGCTTTTATAGAGTATGTCATCACCAGAGATAACTACTTGAAGCAGCTCTGCTCTACTCTCAAA GTAAATGCTGAAGATGTTACAGCTAGAGTGAACAATCTTCTCAAGGATTTACGCGAAGCAAGGAACGAGGTCTCCTCTGCTCGTGCAAAAGCAGCGATCTACAAAGCATCGAGCATCATTAGCAGCGCGTTCACAGTAGGATCTTCGTCTAAGATAAC AGTGCTAGTGTCGAGCATGGAGGACATAGACGCTGATGCATTGAAGAGTGCGGCCGAGTATCTCGTGAGCAATCTGCAAGATCCAGCAGCGGTGATCTTGGGTTCATGTCCAGATGAAAAGAGGGTTAGTTTGGTGGCTGCATTTTCTCCGGGAGTGGTTAAACTCGGGTTGCAAGCGGGGAAGTTTGTGGGGTCGATAGCGAAGGTGTGTGGCGGGAGAGGCGGGGGGCGCCCTAATTTTGCTCAGGCGGGTGGGAGCGAGCCGGAGAATTTGCCGGCAGCACTTGAGAAAGCGCGGGAAGAGCTAGTGTCCGCGCTTTCTGAAGCAACTTGA